ATATGATATTTGAAATCCACATAAAATTGTAAATAAAGACAAGACACTTGTGTTGTAAAAGGTTGGAATGCCTTGACCTGGAGAAGCATCTGTTTCTTAGCTGTTGGCTAAAGTAATGATATAATAAACAAACTGGTAGCAGAACTTCCAGTATGTGCTTCAAAGGCAAAAATAAGTCtgtgtggggaaactgagctGTTTTCTCCCTTACCATTCCTCATTAGGGAAATAAGCACCACCTGATTTAATACAAAGCAAGAAACTGATAATTTTTTAATGCCAAGAGAGAGATGGGAGATAGAGATTACTCTTCTGACTTCTATTAGGTCTTGGTCATTGgactctggtttaaaaaaaagttatgctACCAGTACCAAAGCTTTGATTTCCATATTTTAATACTAACTGAACTCAGGATAAAAACCAGTTAATCAGAATTTTGCAATTCTTGCAGATACAGGACCAAATTCACTCCTGGTGAAAGGGTGTGCTAATCCCATTTAATCAATTAAAATTGCACCCATTTTTATTTGCCTCACTGTTTGCCTTTTTCTTATCTTATGAATATAATTGTTTTGGAATCATCCAGCAATTTGCCCAATACAGTGCCTTAGTAACTAATTATACCATTTGAAAAGTGGTTCTTTAGAAAACAAATATGTTAATATTAGTTACAGTGGCTGGATAATTGTACAGGAGAGTTGTAAGCCTATGGACCTAAGAAGTCTTTCTGAAGCAACGGTGCAAGTTGCTTCCACATTGCCCCATTAAAGTGCCCTCAATCAGACCTGGGAATAACTACTTTTAGAGATGAAGTTTAGCTGCTTTTCTTTAGCTATTCAGTCTTTGTCCTCTGCTGACACTACCAACAAGGATACTGATAACTGCCAGTTGTGGTCGTAGTTTTGTTTGGGGAAtcggttttttttttaagttgtgaaAGTTTGAATTGTGCAAAAATAGTAAAGTGCTTAATATTCAAAACTAGGAAAAGTCTGACAGGCAAAGTAAATACTTTCCAACCTTGAAACAGTTTGTGAAACTATAGAAGTTTCCATTACTTTTCAGAATCTTGGTTTCCTTAAGAGATTTGTGTTATCTCTAGGATACTTCTGATACAACCTATGATGCAAAGACTGATATAGTAAGTATTTATCTTCGAGATAAGAAAAACTGGTATCTGTCTACAAATCCTATGTAAACAGCAAAAGTGCAAGTTAGGACTCAACTTGGATGAGTCTTTCTAAACCTTTGAATAATAAACATTATCTGGACAAGCAGGGTCATATCGTTTTTTATATATCCTCTTTAAAATGACACAGACAGATAGATGTATGAAGGGCTTTTTTCATTGGAAGAACACTGTATGTTTAtttatatattcatttttatatttgctgCTAATCAAGTGTGTAAAGTATTGTTTGTTTGCTACGGGTGTCATTTCTGCAAAATATGTGCCCATACACTTAATAAAAAAAGTGAACTGATATACTTGCTTTGGTGAGCACCATGGTGTGTGTAGGAGGAGCTGAGAGGTGCCAGCTGGATCCATCCATCTAGCTAGgcatttataccatgctcatcaccatggtatcagagcACCTTACAAATTCTCAGAGTAAATACAATAAGGGATCTCTAGCTTTCTGTCCAACTCCCAGGGAAGATGGCTTCATTATTTTTGTTAGTATTATTATGGAAGTACAGATTAGAGTAATGGGTTTTACATTTCAGTCCCAAGGGGGATTTATGATTTTTCTAATATCTTAAGGGAGTGAATTACCTAGCCATGGGCCAGTTGCTGAGAATACTCTCCCTGTCTTTGAAATGAAGGTGACTGTCCCATTGTTCCAGTGTAATGTAACTGTAGTGGTAGGTCCTGATCTTGGAGAGTGAAACAGTCTCTCTGCTCTCAGAACCATCtagtcagggagcagaaaaatGGCTCAGTTTGGCTGAAAGGTTGCAGGGGTGCTAGCAAGTGTGGTGGACCACACTACTGATTTTTTATATTGGTTTCACTGCTAGTGCATGATGCACTCCTGAGCATATGAGCTAGTGAGCTGTGTGTGAGGTCAAATCACCAGGCTGTAAGACCATGCCTCCTTGGGTATGCTGATGGACCTGGTGTCCTGGCCTCTCTGTTAATACTCTGTTCAGCACTAGCTATCTTGCATTGGAATGTAAGGTGTCTGGGTAATAAAAGGCTCCTTCCACCACCTCCTGCCCCAAAGGCATCCATCCAGCACAGGTCAGAAAGTGGCCCTTAGTTTTAACTTCAGCCACATTTTGTTTTTGACCTTTTATTTAACCTCTTCTGTCTCTAGCCTCTATCCTTTTGTGTTTATAGGCAGGGAGCCATCTTTAGCACCATTTTGCTCACAATGAATAGCACCTTCCTTCtaaagtagtcccattgaaactaATGAAACTCCATGTGGAGTAAAGCACTATTCAGTGTGAGAATGGGTATTACACTGCGACCCcaaaggtgaaatcttggccctattgaagtcaatggcaaaactcccattgatttttaaacCTGGGAAATCATATTTAAAGGCTGTACAGGTGTACATAAAATTACAAAATTGTCTCTTTAGTAGCCAGCTTTTTGTCAGGCGTGTGGGAGTGAATGACAGACTAACTCCCACATTCACCCAACAAGATTGGGagttgccctttaaaaaaaattaaattacagcTGCCCCTATAGACATATGATTTCCATGTAAGCTGGTACCATTATTTTGAGACTATTCAGATGCTCGtataaaatattctaaaaattgTAGATCTTAGTTGCCAGCATGTTGTATGAAGTCTAACCTTAGTGTAGTCTGCAGGAATGTCCTATATATGTGCTAGCTGCCACTACCCTAACGTGTTATTAAATTTAGATGATATTTAGCAGGTTAGAGATAATATGCTGATTTAAGAAAATGTGGCAACACAAGACATCTCAGGATCTGCTTTCAGCACCTTGTTGCATTACTTCTCCCAACTCTCTGATGTGCATTTTACATTGCTGTTAAAACCTTTTTATCTCTCCTATTATTTATCAGCTGTGGGAATCACTgccctttcaaaataaaaatacctcAAGCAAACCTACTTTGCAAAACCACAAGAAAAAAAGACTACAATGTATTAATAACAAACATGCTTTTCCACAGAGCACTTTATTTACTTAAGACATTTATTCTTCAATGTACTACTATCATGATGcaaagaggagagagatgggaagGATTTCTTTTTGTTCAAACTACAAAGGATTGTACTGTGTTGAAAAATACCAAATGATAAATCATATTAAACATATCACAATGcctttttagaaagaaaatatatGAAGCTGCATTTGCATCTTGATCTCTTCATACTTTTTTGGCCAAGCTATTAGTATGCATGGATCATAGATTTTGCCTCACCTGTTATTTTTACCTGGGAGGCAGAAAAGAAAGTCCCCGTGGGGTCAATTCCAATACTACTCTATGGATTGACTGTTGAATAAAGTTAAGAAGAGGCTGTTTTTACAGTCTGCCTGGAAAGCTAGTAATATACATGCATGTGCATTCTTGCACACACTCCTCTCATTTTCAGACTGGGGTGTCTTAATTTAGGTCTCTATATCCATTATTAGGCTCTTAGGTTACATGACTTTCAGAAGCATGGAGCGCTCAGaatttctattaacttcagtgtttGTGAGTCTCAGCTCTCTTCATGAGAGAGGTCCAAACCAACTCCCATTTAAACcaattcccatttaagtcaatggaaagacaatTGTTGATTTCAGGGGACATTGAATCAGACCCTGAGTGTGTAAATTTTGGCAAGCAAATTTGAAATTGTTGGCCACATATTTGCAGCTGATTTCCATGTGAAAAATTGCAGCCTACTTGCTGTATGCCTACTATTCCATCTCTCCTGTGACTTAATTTACCATTCTAAACCCCTGAGTAACTTCAGACTGCTGACATGTTTAAAAATATCAACGTGCCAGCAAAatgttgccttttcttttttcagatgtgaaatcctcccccgccccccaaaaaaacaaaacaaaacaaaaaaccatgacCAGGATGGGCAAGTGGCAACTTTTCTATATATGAAAATATCATGGCTTTAAAGTTCATTATCTTGTGGGCATGCACCACTAAAAATGGTGGTCTAATTTTTCAAAACAGTGATTCATGATTTTGGTTGCCTGACTTGAGACAgcatttcagaagtgctgagcaccttctctctgaaaattaggctccTGAAATGTGTCTAAAATTGGTACACCCAATATCATTgggcactttaaaaatgtagacCAGCAGCTTTATAACACTGGAAAGAAAAGATACCCAACTTTCCCCAAGACGCACCACTCACTTCTAGCTCTAGAAAAATCACTGACACAAAGCTGGCAGAGATGAGATagctgcattctgcaccagctgccccctcctctgGCATATGGGGAGAGAAGTAATGTGTCCAGGGTATTCTAGGGGTGCAGAAAAGGCACGCTAGAGTAAAGCTTGGCTACATGTGATCCTCCACTAACACAAGGTCACTTATAGACCTTAAGCAGTATTGTGGGTCAGCTACTCTAACACGTCAGGGCCAGGCAGCACAGGATTATGGATTTCTCCATGCAGTGCTACCTTCCACTGTGCCTGAGCTGAGCTCACACATGGTACAGAATTTCTCCCATTGCTTTTAAATGTGTGACATATTAATGCTATTTTAGTCAATTTAAAAAGGGTTTTATGGCTCCCTCTGAGCACTGCACAGTTGAACTCATGACAATGAAGGCATCTGGCTTTGCAGGTAGAGGGATAGAAAATCCAGTTCTAATTTCTTATTAAAGAGTTTCTAAAACATTCCTAATTTTTTTGCTCAGCAACAAGTGTCATGTCCAGAATACATGATGGTGTGGTGTGCTATAAAGGTTCTATTGTCATGAGTTTGGAATGATCTGCAGTGGCCACTCTGTTAACTGCAGTAGTCCACAAACCCCAGGGCAAGTTACCCTTAGTTCTGAATTGTGCAGACAGCCCTGATTTTTAATGAGCAGAAACATAAGTTATTTTCATGTACTTGCAAATACTATTATAATTCACGAGCCGTATCAATGCTTCAGAAGCTAGAAATTAACTGACAATTTGCTGTGTTCCAGAGGCAAAGCAATAGCCATGCAATAGACAAACTAGGGCACACCTAGTTTATCAACTATTCTGCTTAAAGCATTTTTGGACTTTTTGgcatgtttcctttttttgtatATACAGATAACCTGAGCATTGTAAATGGATTCCCTCATATATTTACAAGTACTcagattacattttaaattaaactgaactTGTAGAATTGAATAATCTAACCTTAAACAACTAGAACTGTCAAGGGTTCTTTATCTCCATTCAAAGAGAGAAAATACCCAAACGTAAGCAACTACTAAACTTACAGTTTTACATTAGGATTGAAAAGGACAATATCAGGTGTTAAATGTAGTTTCAATATTGTAGAACTGCAGTGAACTGTTTTCCCTGGGTGAGTCAGGAAAACATGCCTTGCATGCTAATTAGCTTTAGCTCATGAAGTGCTTCCCATTGGCCTGGCAATATTATTGGTGAGCCCACTGTTACATGCTTGTCATATGAagctaatttaaataaaatattaaaaattgcaCTTCTACAGCAGCATGGTGCGTAATATTTTCTCAGACCTAGCACATTCTGTTACAATCTCATTATGTGTGTGCGAACGTTTTTTAATGGAAAGGACCAAAGGAGTTCAAGAGTGGACTGAGACACATGcccaagaaaaaatgaaaaaggaaagttAGATTTAGTATCAAATCACaatagccagattttcagacCTTGATGCACTGGTATGATGGTAATCGGGCCATTGCATTTGTTCATCCTTTTCTTAATGGAGAGAACTGTACCTCAGGCAGGGCTCGGGGTGGCATGATGCATCACCATGCAAGGAGAACATTTAGGTATTCCAAAGAAACAAACCAGGttcaaaaaaataaagtaaatcaaGGGACCCACCTTGAGAATTTGTAAACCACAGATCTCCTGCAGTCTCCATGCTGAACACATTTAGTTCTTGAAGCCTTTCTCTCCTACCCTTTGGATGCTCCCTAACACTTAAATGTCCTCTTTAAAGATCAGTGACCAAAACTGTACGCAGTACTCCaaaagcagcatggcaaaggacTTGTATAGAGGAATCATCTCCTTTATTTTCCAAATGTATTAAATCTCTTATCTATACATCCAAGCACCCTGTGATATTATGAGTTATTACTGTTAAGAAGATGGACATTGACGGCTTCATTGCAGTTGCCACATGACACTTCTTCTCACAGAATGCCCCTCACATCAGTACTGTCTAGGGATTGAGTGCTGTCTGGCTACTGTTGTAGTAATTTTCATGGCTCTGGAATGTctgtttaataataattaaggTGCAGGGCATTAATGACTGGTTAGAAGGAATTGATGGCTTATGGCCTCTACTGAGCCTTTCACCCTACTCAGTCATTAATCCCAGGGAAATGCCCTGAAGTCAATATTGttattataaaatgaaaaatatgaaatatgGATTTTTAAACATGGCAATTGCAATTGGTATGTACACAGCATCGCTAGAGTAGTTGCCTATCAAATTGCTCTCAACATTCAGTTTAATTCATAATTATTATTTCTTGCTTAATTTTCAACCTTGCTTTAAAGGTTGTTAACCTTACTTCCCCATTGTCTATAAAGGGAGGCTGTAGTGATTAGCTCTAATACCTTAGATAGCTAAATACAACATATTATACACATAGTGTTACGAACTAAATTATTTTACATGTTTTGTGGGTGGTGCTCACCTGATGCACCTAGAGACCAAATTCTGTTTAGCCATAAAACAagcacagcatgggcagtggtATGGCAAACTTCCGCAATGCCTCACCAGCGTGGCTCAACCTTGATGCAGACAGGCCATGTTTAATGGTGAGAAAGTCATCCTGTTTCCATGCCCATGTAATCCTTAGTTTGACTGCTGGGACTGATAAGGATGTCTGCCAGGAAAAAttatagtattatttttattagataaATATAtggagtgtatatatatatagtgtctGGTGGTAACTTGATGGAAACCATATGTTGCTGATATAAAGAACATGACTCTACTAACAAACTTCATAACATTTTAATAGACTGTGATCATGGTTTTAACATCTACACCATTTATtaattgtttgtacagtgcctagaacaacagGGCTCTGACTGGATCTAGGTGTTACTGAAATGCCACTGCTACTAATGATGGTTGAATTGTTTACCTAACTCTCATTGAGAGCTGGCTTTTTACTGCTACAGGACTTCCCAGCAAGAAGCCTATTATTCTAACAAATTTGGGCTACATCCTGTCATTGATTCgcatctgaaaaatctcagtgacatcaatgggagtacTTGGGGTAAAGGGGGAGTCATAGTAGGATCTGACCCTATgtaaagcctgatcctgcaatggacTGCTCATATGGCTAAGGACTATTTGCCTGAGTAAGGCAGCAGAGTGAACCCCATAGGTATGAGTTGGGAAAATAATTATTCTGAAAGGCTGCAAGTTTTCAGCTGTTTTGGAAGCAAGTAATAATATTTACCAGAAAATATTGTGGaaactatataaatatttttcattttaaaccaaTATCAATTAACAAAAGGGTTTAAAAAGTGATAGTGtcgtagtaggattttatgtttgtaatttatataatttagaataaaaaataaagaataataatgtagcatgtattaaatgtattggtgtatgatttgatcatatcCTGCTAGCTACCCTTTTTGAATAAGGGTAGCTAGCAGGATGTGGTAGTGGGCCAATGGGTAGAGAtacatcagccagaatctgtgtctggACTGATTTCAAAGCGGTAACAGACCTTTGAGGGTCACcaatttgttgtaggtttagcattttaaaataagtaaaaaaaaaaaatgccatgattgttttcttttgcattacAATTTGATGTTtctgttcaaaatgttttgtgtaaattaattttgttttgtgtgtgaatgaggaatgtgtgtgttaagaAATAAGTGTGAAGGCCACTGCTGAACCAGATGTACGACAGAGGAACCGGAGACAGATGCAAGGGCGCCAAGAGGCTGCAACAtgcccctattgaaatgtcagaggagggcagattgatgaCTCTAAAAATGAGAAGGCACCTgtcaatggggacaagatagctgtgatcaaaaccagcatgggataACTCCCTGAGGAACTTGATGAAAGAATTAGATAAAGGATGAGAaagacaatttaagaaaacaagcactcatcaaacaacaattgattacagcatgatggtgcaaaactcattggtcctaatgaaggaaaatcactatataaacagggtgccttgccatgaaactttgggttcgtcctgccaagactttCCTGGAACATCATTTCATGACTGATGGAACCTGGCTCCTCCCTAcccgtgatcaacctagctggccactaggttgatccggactctggactggtaactataacatcgactggtgggactgtgcatgtgtgtggtgtgattgaatgcatatgctaattgttgtatttGTAATAACTGTggtgtattgccttttcccctaaaaaagatcctgtgtgcttcttataagcataacatttttggtggagaatacgaccaggggttctcaaactgggggtcgggacccctcagggggtcacaaggttcttacatggggcggggaggggagttgCGAGCTGTCGCCCTTCAGCCCAAACCCCACtttccctccagcatttataatggtgttaaatatataaaaagtgtttttaatttataaggagggggtcgcactcagaggctttctatgtgaaaagggtcaccagtacaaaagtttgagaaccactgtgataGACTATAGCTTAAAACTGTAAAAGTCTAAcaatctgatccaaagtccattgaagtaaatgtaAATCTATTTCCTGACTTCGGTGGGTTTTGGATTAAGCCCTAATGTTGAACAATACTTCCTTTGTCACATAATGGCCCATATTCTACCCCATCATTGTGcaaactcccattgctttcaatgagATATCTGTGTCTGAAATAAGGGTAAACTACAGCAACTTCTTGTTTCTTTTGTACTATTTATTATACTTAATGATTTCACATTTTGAtgatttattattctttttagcAACTATATTTTGTCACTgaagtcatttaaaaatacattgtagAGGGCCAGTAccatagggtcctggtccatgattagggctcctaagtgctatggcaatacaaaaataaaataagataaaataaaataaggcagAGTGTGTAATTGAAGTAGAAACTTCAAATTAATGAGTTATAGGCCTGGTCCAAACCCCCGCTTAAGTCAGTGGGAATGTTtctgttggtttcagtgggctttgaattatGCCTTGTGTTTCCCAGTTCTACTCCCCGGGGCAAATCACTTAGAAgccgattctgatctcatttcagTGAAGCAAGTGGAGttcctggtgtaactgagattagaatctggcctTAATCCTTCAGGTTTTGCCTTTATTAGAATTTAAGAAATCTTTCCATTGTTATCTCTGGTTCAACTAAATTAGTGTTAACAGCCCAGGTTTGGGtttaatttataattttattgTATCTACATatttatggccccaatcctgcagagcaCGTTAGCACCTGCCTAacaagtgaaatcaatgggaccactcagGTTTGCAAAGTGACACACCTTCTCAAGTGCTTGGCAGGCCTGGGACCTCTATCTCTGTATGTGATTATAAAATATGGTACAGCTTCATTTTGTGCAACATCCTCAGCACAAACTCTACCACAAAGTGCTTTATagagttaaataataaataatagggGAGAGAAATATAGGCAAGGCAGGAGAGAGATGATTGCTGATGAGATTTGAAAAGAGATGGAAATGAAGATGGAGGTTTTAGGAATTAAATATTAACACCAAAGAAAGCTGGATTTGAATGGAACTGATTGTTTTCCTCTGCTGTGGAATTTCACGGCTTTATTTCCTACCCACTGGCCAGGGATGCCAGGCTTCCTGTCAAAACGTTCAGTAGACTCACTGTACTTAGAGTCTATTTTTAAGAGATGGCAAAGGATCGCAATTAGCTAACTACAGCCCTCTCCGATTCCAAACGTCTGCTTTGTCCTCTGATTCACCTTTCTGCTTATTTACTGACTCTTAACAATTCCCATAGGAAGCTGGCTGAAGCGCTGGAAAATGCATCGGCAATCCAGCCCTCTCGCAAAGATGGGAAAGAACCACCACTGAATTGTGACCTGCCACCCTGCACACGCGGCTTCAGAGCCCCATCAACAAGCCACTCTTCCTTAGAGATAACAGCAGAGAGGCCCTGGTGATGCAATTTGAGATATAGGAAGAGGAGATGGGAAGCTGCTTTAAAACAGCCCACAGTCTGCTAAGCCACACGTTAGTGGACTTCTCCTAGCATTTGGATGTCAGCACAGTATTCAGGAAAATGTTCTCACTATTTCTGCAGGTGATTTCCAACCAAGTGGTGGAGATGAGAAAGTAGAGTAACTAGGATGGAGTGAATCATTGAGAAGTCTTTCCTAGGATCAAAGGCGTGTTGGGAGGGAAGTTATTTTAATTGTGCATCTGATAGCCTGCAGTGTAAGGATGTCCTCAGGAGCCAGCCTTACTGGCTGATAAAGTACTTTCTTCAATAAATGATACAAGGGAGTTCCGGTATGAAAGACAAGAAGGTAGGATCATTCCACAGCATAGGCTAGAACTAGTACACCATGTTTACACTTCCTGCCATGTAATAGCCATAGTCTCATACACGTTTAGATTTTTTCTGGTCTATATTGCATTCGTTATATAGGTAAGTGAATCTTAAGAGACTGATAAGAGGATTAGGGTGTAAGAAAGGCTTTACATAGTAAACTGTTCTCTTCAAGTATCAGGAAAGTGGCAGCTGCTCTCCCCGCCCTCCAAGTACCATATAATTCCCGCATTTGTTCAAATCCTGCCCCCATTCGGAGGGACCTGAGGTCAGAATCCAAAGGTGCGGAGTAAAAGCAAAGTCAATGCAAACTGGTGCAAAGGTCGTTGTTCGTCTCCCACGTGACTCTCTGGGCTCTCCTGAAGAAACGCATCGGGGGTATCACCTCAGCGAGGCTTCTAGCCTCTTCCCAGACACCTGCCTCTGGCATTTCTCAGTCCCCCTTATCTTTTATTTCCAGAAGGGCTGAGCCATGTGTCGGATTGTCCCTTTCATCCCCATTGGAACGCTCTCTCCCCAGGTGGCGGGCAGCTCCTCACTCACAACGGGCCcgttgctgcagctgggggtggggatgggctgGGGAGAAAGAGGCCGCAATGTACAGGTCAGGGCTtcggaagggaggggaaggagcagctaTTGCACCTTGGCTCGTGTGGGAAACACCCTCCTCGCAAAGGACCGTGTTATATAACCGAAGGACAGGGAGCAGTGGCCAGCTACAGCTGCAGTGGGGTGTGCTTGTTGGTACTGTCAGCCTCGGAGGCATCGCTGGGGCTCATGTAGGCGCCTCGCTAGAGGGATTTCGCTTTCCAAATCCGCATCTCCTTCGCTCATACCCACACTGCCCACCAAATCGGATTTTCCCCTTGGTGACAGCGCTTGCCCGTCagctggatgctgcagggagcccGTGCGCCCCGCCGCGCTCTCTCGCGGGCGCTGTCAGGATGCACCGGCCCCTCGTCTCAGGTGGGGCTCCATGGGCTCCTCTTCTGAGGGAGAGAGTTTTCTCGTAGGACGGGCCGGGCTTTCTCACAGGGCGCGGGAAGGGGGGATCCCTGGCGCCTGCAGATTTCACAAGGCTGCGCGAGGAGCTTCTCCCGGCGCCCGcttctcccctgctctgcagagcccgcacctcacccctcctgctcgccccagccccaccgctccttcccccccagccctcctctcatctctgccccctcactccccctgccccctccaccccgctccactcctcctcctccccctcctccccctcctcgctCCTCTTCTCCCGCACGCTCCACTCTCGATTCCACAAGTGCCGCTCACTTCGCTCGGCTCGCTGGGAGCTGCCGGGGCTGGGGAGCCCGCCAGGCAGGGGGCGGCTCGGCGccccgctcctgcccctgctgcccgCACGGACCAGGCTGCTGCAGGCGCGAGCGGGCTGAGCGAGCGCGTGGCCCCCCGCCCGAGCCCCTGTATGTTCGGCCCCTGGCGCAGCGCAGCAGCCAGCAGCtcgagcggcggcggcggcggcatcGCAGCGGccgggctgggaggcaggatgcAGGGCTTCCTCCGGCTGGCCCTCGGCTGCTTGGTGGCGGACCTGCTCACGCTGGTGTGCCGGGCGCAGGAGAAAGCCGGGCAGCACCTGGGCAGCATCGTGGTACTCTCCGGGGGGAACCACTCCAGCTTTGGGGAGCACGGAGACGCCTCGGAGCCGCCCCCGACCCCGGACTTCTGCCGGGGCTACTTCGACGTGATGGGCCAGTGGGACCCGCCGTTCAACTGCAGCTCGGGGGAGTTCGTCTTCTGCTGCGGCACTTGTGGCTTCAGGTTCTGCTGCAAGTTCAAGAAGACCCGGCTGGATCAAAACACCTGCACGAACTACGAGACGCCGGTGTGGATGAACACGGGGAAGCCCCCTGCCCGCATCGACGACCCCCTGCACGACCCCACCAGGGATAAAACCAACCTCATCGTCTACATCATCTGCGGGGTGGTGGCGGTCATGGTGCTGGTGGGGATC
This window of the Chelonia mydas isolate rCheMyd1 chromosome 10, rCheMyd1.pri.v2, whole genome shotgun sequence genome carries:
- the SHISA9 gene encoding protein shisa-9 isoform X1 gives rise to the protein MGSSSEGESFLVGRAGLSHRAREGGIPGACRFHKAARGASPGARFSPALQSPHLTPPARPSPTAPSPPALLSSLPPHSPCPLHPAPLLLLPLLPLLAPLLPHAPLSIPQVPLTSLGSLGAAGAGEPARQGAARRPAPAPAARTDQAAAGASGLSERVAPRPSPCMFGPWRSAAASSSSGGGGGIAAAGLGGRMQGFLRLALGCLVADLLTLVCRAQEKAGQHLGSIVVLSGGNHSSFGEHGDASEPPPTPDFCRGYFDVMGQWDPPFNCSSGEFVFCCGTCGFRFCCKFKKTRLDQNTCTNYETPVWMNTGKPPARIDDPLHDPTRDKTNLIVYIICGVVAVMVLVGIFTKLGLEKAHRPQREHMSRALADVMRPQGPCTTDHMERDLNIVVHVQHYENMETRPPANNLHGSQMNNVVPTSPLLPQMAHPHSYPSIGQITNPYEQQPPGKELNKYASLKAVGGYDGDFPVMTLKSKADKVNDDFYSKRRHLAELAAKGSLPLHPVRREEDRTYTPDNGTTRQNGQKSKVSKMHTHPLAYNSNFKTWDPSVQSLRRQTYANKGKHSTGEPAASDPLTTRNQHYLPPQPYFITNSKTEVTV